A genome region from Pseudomonas sp. N3-W includes the following:
- the hppD gene encoding 4-hydroxyphenylpyruvate dioxygenase: MADLYENPMGLMGFEFIEFASPTPNTLEPIFAIMGFTKVATHRSKDVHLYRQGAINLILNNEPHSVASYFAAEHGPSVCGMAFRVKDSQQAYNRALELGAQPIHIETGPMELNLPAIKGIGGAPLYLIDRFGEGSSIYDIDFVFIEGVDRNPVGAGLKIIDHLTHNVYRGRMAYWANFYEKLFNFREIRYFDIKGEYTGLTSKAMTAPDGMIRIPLNEESSKGAGQIEEFLMQFNGEGIQHVAFLSDNLVDTWDRLKKIGMRFMTAPPETYYEMLEGRLPNHGEPVDQLQSRGILLDGSSESGDKRLLLQIFSETLMGPVFFEFIQRKGDDGFGEGNFKALFESIERDQVRRGVLATE; this comes from the coding sequence ATGGCAGATTTATACGAAAACCCAATGGGCCTGATGGGCTTTGAGTTCATCGAATTCGCATCGCCGACCCCGAACACGCTGGAGCCGATCTTCGCGATCATGGGCTTCACCAAGGTCGCGACCCACCGATCCAAAGACGTGCACCTGTATCGCCAGGGCGCGATCAACCTGATCCTCAATAACGAACCCCACAGCGTTGCCTCGTACTTCGCGGCCGAACACGGTCCGTCGGTGTGCGGCATGGCGTTCCGGGTCAAGGATTCGCAGCAGGCCTACAACCGCGCTCTGGAACTCGGCGCCCAGCCGATTCACATCGAAACCGGTCCGATGGAACTGAACCTGCCGGCCATCAAGGGCATCGGCGGCGCGCCGCTGTACCTGATCGACCGTTTCGGCGAAGGCAGCTCGATCTATGACATCGACTTCGTGTTCATCGAAGGCGTGGATCGCAACCCGGTCGGTGCTGGTCTGAAAATCATCGATCACCTGACCCACAACGTGTATCGCGGTCGCATGGCCTACTGGGCCAACTTCTACGAGAAACTGTTCAACTTCCGCGAAATTCGCTACTTCGACATCAAGGGTGAATACACCGGCCTGACCTCCAAGGCCATGACCGCACCGGATGGCATGATCCGTATCCCGCTGAACGAGGAGTCGTCCAAGGGCGCCGGGCAGATCGAAGAGTTCCTGATGCAGTTCAACGGCGAAGGCATCCAGCACGTTGCGTTCCTCAGCGACAACCTGGTGGACACCTGGGATCGCCTGAAGAAAATCGGCATGCGCTTCATGACTGCACCGCCAGAAACCTATTACGAAATGCTCGAAGGCCGCTTGCCGAATCACGGCGAGCCAGTGGACCAGCTGCAATCGCGCGGGATCTTGCTGGACGGCTCGTCCGAGTCGGGCGACAAGCGTCTGCTGTTGCAGATTTTCTCGGAAACCCTGATGGGGCCGGTGTTCTTCGAGTTCATCCAGCGCAAGGGTGACGATGGTTTCGGCGAGGGCAACTTCAAGGCCCTGTTCGAATCGATTGAGCGGGACCAGGTGCGTCGTGGCGTACTCGCCACCGAGTAA
- the pssA gene encoding CDP-diacylglycerol--serine O-phosphatidyltransferase has translation MPSLFKRSLLPKLRGFPLTADAVTILSGAAEYRRCLLEQIAQATRRIYIVALYLQQDEAGQEILDALHTAKLARPELDVVVVVDWLRAQRGLIGAGKQPGNSAWYQEMTRTHASEVPVYGVPVQTRELFGVLHLKGFVIDDCVIYSGASLNNVYLHKFDKYRYDRYHLLHSSALADSMQHLIQHGLIASKAVHRLDLPNLPTTRSLRNDIGDLRSRLKHAAYDTTTGTTIKTGLSVSPLLGVGKNNPLSRVICELIASAQHQLTICTPYFNLPLAVTREVNRALARGVKIDIIVGDKTANDFYIPPSEPFKVIAALPYLYEISLRRFAKRHQSDIDSGQLNLHLWRDGDNTYHLKGMWVDQRYTLLTGNNLNPRAFRLDLENALLIDDPKGELLEPRRSELTEIFQHTRRVERYLDLETLPEYPGAVAKFLKRVSRVRIERLLYRML, from the coding sequence ATGCCGTCGCTTTTCAAACGCTCCCTGTTGCCCAAACTGCGCGGTTTTCCACTGACCGCCGATGCCGTCACCATCCTGTCCGGCGCTGCCGAGTACCGGCGTTGCCTGCTGGAGCAGATCGCCCAGGCCACACGGCGCATCTATATCGTCGCGTTGTACCTGCAACAGGACGAAGCCGGCCAGGAAATCCTTGATGCCTTGCATACCGCCAAACTGGCGCGTCCTGAGCTGGACGTAGTGGTGGTTGTGGACTGGCTGCGTGCGCAACGCGGGCTGATCGGTGCCGGCAAGCAGCCGGGCAACTCGGCCTGGTATCAGGAAATGACCCGCACTCACGCCAGCGAGGTGCCGGTGTACGGCGTGCCGGTGCAGACCCGCGAATTGTTCGGCGTATTGCACCTCAAGGGCTTTGTGATCGACGACTGCGTGATCTACAGCGGCGCCAGTCTGAACAACGTTTATCTGCACAAGTTCGACAAGTACCGCTACGACCGTTATCACCTGCTGCACAGCAGCGCGCTGGCCGACTCCATGCAGCACCTGATCCAGCACGGCCTGATCGCCTCCAAAGCGGTGCATCGCCTCGACCTGCCGAACCTGCCCACCACCCGCAGCCTGCGCAACGACATCGGCGACTTGCGCAGCCGCCTCAAGCACGCGGCGTACGACACAACGACGGGCACCACCATCAAAACCGGCCTGAGCGTCAGCCCGTTGCTGGGCGTCGGAAAAAACAACCCGCTGAGCCGAGTGATCTGCGAATTGATCGCCAGCGCCCAACATCAGCTGACCATCTGCACGCCGTACTTCAACCTGCCGCTGGCGGTGACCCGCGAAGTGAACCGGGCGCTGGCCCGAGGGGTGAAAATCGACATCATCGTCGGTGACAAAACCGCCAATGACTTCTATATCCCGCCGAGCGAGCCGTTCAAGGTCATCGCGGCATTGCCGTATCTCTATGAGATCAGCTTGCGACGCTTCGCCAAACGACATCAGTCGGACATCGACAGCGGACAGTTGAACCTGCACCTGTGGCGTGACGGCGACAACACTTATCACCTCAAGGGCATGTGGGTTGATCAGCGCTATACGTTGCTGACCGGCAATAACCTCAATCCACGGGCGTTCCGGCTCGACCTGGAAAACGCGCTGCTGATTGATGACCCCAAAGGTGAGCTGCTGGAGCCGCGTCGCAGCGAGCTGACGGAGATCTTCCAGCACACCCGGCGCGTTGAGCGTTATCTGGACCTGGAAACCCTGCCGGAATACCCGGGCGCGGTGGCCAAGTTTCTCAAGCGGGTGAGTCGGGTAAGGATTGAGCGATTGCTCTATCGGATGTTGTAA
- the efeO gene encoding iron uptake system protein EfeO, with protein MKKSPLALLLTLGLLNTPLSAFAATAPMDLVGPVSDYKIYVTEQLDELASHTQQFTDAVKKGDLATAQKLYAPTRVYYESIEPIAELFSDLDASIDSRVDDHEKGVKADDFTGFHRIEYTLFSEKSTQGLNDLADKLDKDVKDLQTRVAGLTFPPEKVVGGAAALLEEVAATKISGEEDRYSHTDLYDFQGNIDGAKKIVDLFRPQIEKQDKAFVAKVDKNFAAVNKILAKYKTKDGGFETYDKVKDADRKALVGPVNTLAEDLSTLRGKLGLN; from the coding sequence ATGAAAAAGTCGCCACTCGCTTTACTGCTGACCCTTGGCTTGCTCAATACCCCGCTTTCGGCTTTCGCAGCGACCGCGCCGATGGATCTGGTGGGGCCGGTTTCGGACTACAAGATCTACGTGACCGAGCAACTGGACGAACTGGCCAGCCACACCCAACAGTTCACCGACGCCGTGAAAAAAGGCGACCTGGCCACCGCACAAAAGCTCTACGCACCGACCCGTGTCTACTACGAGTCGATCGAGCCGATTGCCGAGCTGTTCAGTGACCTGGATGCGTCTATCGACTCGCGTGTCGATGACCACGAAAAAGGCGTGAAAGCCGACGACTTCACCGGCTTCCACCGTATCGAATACACCCTGTTCTCGGAAAAAAGCACCCAAGGCCTGAACGACCTGGCTGACAAACTGGACAAAGACGTCAAGGACCTGCAAACCCGCGTTGCCGGCCTGACCTTCCCGCCAGAGAAAGTAGTCGGCGGTGCCGCTGCCCTGCTTGAAGAAGTGGCCGCGACCAAGATCTCTGGTGAAGAAGATCGCTACAGCCACACCGACCTGTATGACTTCCAGGGCAACATCGACGGTGCCAAGAAAATCGTCGACCTGTTCCGTCCGCAGATCGAAAAGCAGGACAAGGCGTTCGTAGCCAAGGTTGATAAAAACTTTGCTGCCGTGAACAAGATCCTGGCCAAGTACAAAACCAAGGATGGTGGTTTCGAGACGTATGACAAAGTGAAGGACGCTGACCGCAAGGCGCTGGTTGGCCCGGTTAATACTTTGGCTGAAGACTTGTCGACACTGCGTGGCAAGTTGGGTCTGAACTAA
- a CDS encoding EAL domain-containing protein, whose translation MPLTVKYRRSRRMRIVVTVLCGVIPIVLGLVILCLQAERALHISTQRTAEEARRQFDLMLDNTAQAARELLPLAGESCSEAKLALREQTTRRPFVRSTNLVWDNNLYCSSLFGDYQEKVNPGDYTQGELWLMNGNPVTPDTALLVYRLSAGKQGALTTLNGYHLSNMLSLIGHETILLLQVGNRWLSADGKVQEGALPDLPEAQNTLTSSHYAFTVKAGFPEGEVWRYMRAEYPPLFSLLMFFGVVSGAIGHVLQKRSTSPSHEIQRALEAGEFIPYFQPVVHGDTKQWSGTEVLMRWQHPKEGLVRPDLFIPFAEHSGLIVPMTRSLMKQTAAILAPASAFFHGLFHIGINITASHCHDLELVEDCREFLGAFPQGSVSLVLELTERELIKPSDVTHQLFEQLHALGVMIAIDDFGTGHSSLGYLRQFNVDFLKIDQSFVAMIGADALSRHILDSIIELSAKLDLGIVAEGVETVEQSDYLTAHNVNFLQGYLYGRPMPGAEFVAALSHH comes from the coding sequence ATGCCATTGACCGTCAAATACCGCCGTTCGCGGCGTATGCGCATCGTCGTGACCGTATTATGTGGTGTGATCCCGATAGTGCTGGGGTTGGTCATTCTGTGCCTGCAAGCCGAGCGGGCTTTGCATATCAGCACCCAGCGCACCGCCGAAGAAGCCAGGCGCCAGTTCGACCTGATGCTCGACAACACCGCCCAGGCAGCCCGGGAATTGCTGCCTCTGGCCGGTGAAAGCTGCAGCGAAGCCAAACTGGCCTTGCGCGAACAGACAACCCGCCGGCCGTTCGTGCGTTCGACCAATCTGGTGTGGGACAACAACCTGTATTGCAGCTCTCTGTTTGGCGACTATCAGGAGAAGGTCAATCCCGGCGACTACACCCAAGGCGAACTGTGGTTGATGAACGGCAACCCGGTGACGCCGGACACCGCGCTGCTGGTCTATCGGCTCAGCGCCGGGAAACAGGGGGCATTGACTACCCTCAATGGTTATCACCTGAGCAACATGCTGAGTTTGATCGGTCACGAAACGATCCTGCTGCTGCAAGTGGGCAACCGTTGGTTGTCCGCCGACGGGAAAGTCCAGGAAGGCGCCCTGCCCGACTTGCCTGAAGCGCAAAATACACTGACGTCCTCACACTATGCCTTCACCGTCAAAGCCGGGTTCCCCGAAGGCGAAGTCTGGCGCTACATGAGAGCCGAGTACCCGCCGCTGTTCAGCTTGCTGATGTTCTTCGGCGTCGTCTCGGGCGCGATCGGGCATGTATTGCAAAAGCGTTCAACATCGCCCAGTCACGAAATCCAGCGCGCCCTGGAGGCCGGGGAGTTCATTCCCTACTTTCAACCGGTGGTGCATGGCGATACCAAACAATGGAGCGGTACCGAGGTGCTGATGCGCTGGCAACACCCCAAGGAAGGCCTGGTGCGCCCGGATCTGTTTATCCCGTTCGCCGAGCACTCGGGGCTGATCGTGCCGATGACCCGCTCGTTGATGAAACAGACAGCTGCCATCCTCGCGCCAGCTTCGGCTTTTTTCCATGGCCTTTTTCATATTGGCATCAACATCACCGCCAGCCATTGTCATGACCTGGAGCTGGTAGAGGATTGCCGTGAATTTCTCGGCGCGTTCCCCCAAGGCAGTGTCAGTCTGGTGCTGGAGCTGACCGAGCGCGAACTGATCAAGCCTTCGGACGTGACCCACCAGTTGTTCGAACAACTGCACGCGCTGGGTGTAATGATCGCCATCGACGACTTTGGCACCGGGCATTCAAGCCTGGGTTACCTGCGCCAGTTCAATGTGGACTTTCTGAAAATCGATCAGAGCTTTGTCGCCATGATCGGTGCCGATGCGCTCTCGCGACATATTCTGGACAGCATTATCGAACTCTCGGCGAAACTCGATCTGGGCATTGTGGCCGAAGGCGTAGAGACCGTGGAGCAAAGCGATTACCTGACGGCTCACAACGTTAACTTCCTGCAAGGTTACCTGTATGGCAGACCAATGCCCGGCGCGGAGTTCGTTGCTGCATTAAGCCATCATTAA
- a CDS encoding DUF4946 domain-containing protein has product MIRPYKSLFVLLGLALMAGTALADAPSITWPTGWEVEAVPPNDAAPQIFRQRAVKNDADGNQVLVMELTMTQVESGHQVNLQGVLMEMRKSVQKDFFQGGYQSVCNKIHPSTLSQLAALETTCTVTENGRHVLSQTLVAAVQDDKAYVLSYAGQAEVYKASQDEIAAARNSLKL; this is encoded by the coding sequence ATGATCCGACCGTATAAATCGCTGTTTGTCCTCCTGGGTTTGGCGCTGATGGCAGGCACCGCGCTGGCCGACGCGCCAAGCATCACCTGGCCAACCGGCTGGGAGGTTGAAGCGGTACCGCCAAACGACGCCGCCCCGCAGATTTTCCGCCAGCGCGCGGTAAAAAACGATGCTGACGGCAATCAGGTGCTGGTCATGGAACTGACCATGACCCAGGTCGAAAGCGGTCATCAGGTGAACTTGCAGGGTGTGCTGATGGAGATGCGCAAATCAGTGCAGAAGGATTTTTTCCAGGGTGGCTACCAAAGTGTCTGCAACAAAATTCACCCCAGTACGCTGAGCCAGCTGGCCGCGCTTGAAACCACCTGTACGGTGACCGAGAACGGTCGGCATGTGCTGTCTCAAACATTGGTCGCCGCCGTGCAGGACGATAAGGCTTATGTTCTTTCCTATGCCGGTCAGGCCGAGGTTTATAAGGCAAGTCAGGACGAAATAGCGGCAGCTCGAAACAGCTTGAAACTTTAG
- the efeO gene encoding iron uptake system protein EfeO: MPTPTPPVASPPRALRWAVAGSVIVMIAAGGLFYYASKMAAAKRQTNHDEVVVTIHPHSCEPNALTVPAGRASFRIVNRSDRAVEWEILDGVLVLEERENIAPGLSQVINANLAPGDYAITCGLLSNPRGTLHVTPTAASDAAAKAKPSMVAFIGPLSEFRVYLSSQSSALIKAVTALEQAIEAGDLSLAQALYAPARAAYQRIAPAAQRLSELDNAINARADYFEKREQDPGFVGFHRLEYALFQQRSLDGLTPVAQRLVTDVTRLKQQLLAQSLPPEQLVSIVVRNLNSLADVRASSGEEERYSHTDLNGFAANLEAARKVVDLLRPLLTKSAPELLPNIDNAITALDAELNGLKVKDGYASYDTVSAEQRKQIADKAKALADVLDGIDPALGLSGL; encoded by the coding sequence ATGCCAACGCCTACTCCTCCAGTGGCTTCCCCTCCCCGCGCCTTGCGCTGGGCGGTGGCCGGCTCGGTAATCGTGATGATCGCGGCCGGTGGCCTGTTCTATTACGCCTCGAAAATGGCCGCGGCCAAGCGCCAGACCAACCATGATGAAGTGGTCGTCACCATTCACCCTCACAGCTGTGAGCCGAACGCCCTGACCGTCCCGGCGGGCCGCGCCAGTTTCCGCATCGTCAACCGCTCGGACCGGGCCGTTGAATGGGAAATCCTCGATGGCGTGCTGGTACTCGAAGAACGGGAAAACATCGCCCCCGGCCTCAGCCAGGTGATCAACGCCAACCTGGCGCCCGGTGACTACGCGATCACTTGCGGTTTGTTGAGCAACCCGCGCGGCACCTTGCACGTGACCCCGACCGCCGCCTCCGATGCCGCCGCCAAGGCCAAGCCGTCGATGGTCGCGTTCATTGGTCCGCTCTCGGAATTTCGCGTGTACCTGAGCAGCCAGAGCAGTGCGCTGATCAAAGCCGTGACGGCCCTTGAGCAAGCCATCGAAGCCGGCGACCTGAGCCTGGCCCAGGCGTTGTACGCGCCGGCCCGTGCCGCCTATCAGCGGATCGCCCCGGCAGCGCAACGCCTGTCCGAGCTGGACAACGCCATCAACGCCCGTGCCGACTACTTCGAAAAACGCGAGCAGGATCCAGGTTTCGTTGGCTTCCATCGCCTCGAATATGCCCTGTTCCAGCAGCGCAGCCTCGACGGCCTGACGCCGGTCGCTCAGCGTCTGGTCACTGATGTCACCCGTCTCAAGCAGCAATTGCTCGCCCAGTCGCTGCCACCGGAGCAACTGGTGAGCATCGTCGTGCGCAATCTCAACAGCCTGGCCGATGTGCGCGCCAGCAGCGGTGAAGAAGAGCGCTACAGCCACACCGACCTGAACGGCTTTGCCGCCAACCTGGAGGCGGCCCGCAAGGTCGTCGACCTGTTGCGTCCGTTGCTGACCAAGTCCGCGCCTGAACTGTTACCGAATATCGACAACGCGATCACCGCCCTCGACGCCGAACTCAATGGCTTGAAGGTCAAGGATGGCTATGCCAGCTACGACACCGTCAGTGCCGAGCAACGCAAGCAGATCGCCGACAAGGCCAAGGCACTGGCCGACGTACTCGATGGAATCGATCCCGCCCTTGGCCTTTCCGGCCTGTAA
- a CDS encoding TetR/AcrR family transcriptional regulator — MNETTTTETRDIILDVTEKLIYKSGIAATGMDLLVKTAGVSRKSVYRYFANKEELVVAALQRRDVRWMQWFKSEVDKASSPADRLLNLFTVLKTWFASDGFRGCAFINTSGETGDPQDPVRLVAKEHKQKLLDYVCELCTEHGAEDPQALARQLLILIDGAITVALLMGDHGAADNAQYMARKLLDL, encoded by the coding sequence ATGAACGAAACCACCACGACCGAAACACGCGATATCATCCTGGACGTCACCGAAAAGCTGATCTACAAAAGTGGCATCGCCGCCACGGGTATGGATCTTCTGGTGAAGACCGCCGGTGTCTCCAGGAAAAGCGTCTACCGCTACTTCGCCAACAAGGAGGAGCTCGTCGTTGCCGCCCTGCAACGCCGCGACGTGCGCTGGATGCAGTGGTTCAAAAGCGAGGTCGACAAGGCGTCGAGCCCGGCGGACCGCCTGCTCAACCTGTTTACCGTACTCAAGACCTGGTTCGCCTCCGACGGCTTTCGCGGCTGTGCCTTCATCAACACCAGCGGCGAAACCGGCGATCCCCAAGACCCGGTGCGCCTGGTGGCAAAAGAGCATAAACAGAAGCTGCTCGACTACGTGTGCGAGCTGTGTACCGAGCATGGCGCTGAAGACCCGCAAGCCCTGGCCAGACAGTTGCTGATCCTGATCGACGGCGCCATTACTGTCGCCTTGCTGATGGGCGATCACGGTGCTGCCGATAATGCGCAATACATGGCGCGAAAGTTACTGGACCTGTAA
- the gloA gene encoding lactoylglutathione lyase, with protein sequence MSLHELNTFPGVTAQPDTATQKFVFNHTMLRVKDIAKSLDFYTRILGFSLVEKRDFPEAEFSLYFLALVDKSQIPADAAARTQWMKSIPGILELTHNHGTENDPEFAYHNGNTDPRGFGHICISVPDIRAACERFEALGCDFQKRLNDGRMKSLAFIKDPDAYWVEIIQPAPM encoded by the coding sequence ATGAGCCTGCACGAATTGAACACCTTCCCTGGCGTCACCGCCCAACCCGATACCGCCACCCAGAAGTTCGTCTTCAATCACACCATGCTGCGGGTCAAGGACATCGCCAAATCCCTGGATTTCTACACGCGTATCCTGGGTTTCTCGCTGGTGGAAAAACGCGACTTTCCGGAAGCCGAGTTCAGCCTGTATTTCCTGGCGCTGGTCGATAAAAGCCAGATCCCGGCCGATGCCGCCGCACGCACGCAATGGATGAAGTCGATCCCCGGCATTCTCGAACTGACCCATAACCACGGTACTGAAAACGATCCGGAATTTGCCTATCACAACGGCAACACCGACCCGCGCGGTTTTGGCCACATCTGCATCTCGGTGCCGGACATTCGCGCTGCCTGCGAGCGATTTGAAGCGCTGGGCTGTGACTTCCAGAAGCGCCTGAACGACGGTCGCATGAAGAGCCTGGCCTTCATCAAGGACCCGGATGCCTACTGGGTCGAGATCATTCAACCAGCACCGATGTAA
- the efeB gene encoding iron uptake transporter deferrochelatase/peroxidase subunit gives MNDSDQFSAQRRRVLMGMGAAGVALAGSALSCPAMAASSPAQVTEAPSSEKTEDRHDFHGKHQTGIVTPRPASGMLVSFDVLASDREDLERMFRTLNERIAFLMKGGPVNQVDPKLPPVDSGILGPVVTPDNLTITVSVGESLFDERFGLADAKPKRLIRMVGFPNDALEPDCCHGDLSLQFCSNTTDTNIHALRDIVKNMPDLLLVRWKQEGSVPPQAPAKPGVPAQSARNFLGFRDGSANPDSNDAKAMDNLVWVQPGSDEPAWAANGSYQAVRIIRNFVERWDRTPLQEQESILGRVKTTGAPMGGTHETEVPDYAKDPEGKLTKLDAHIRLANPRTAATQANLILRRPFNYSNGVNKNGQLDMGLLFICYQADLQKGFITVQTRLNGEPLEEYLKPVGGGYFFTLPGVTGDKDFIGRSLFDATQPKTTA, from the coding sequence ATGAATGATTCAGATCAGTTTTCAGCCCAGCGTCGCCGTGTCCTGATGGGCATGGGCGCCGCCGGTGTGGCCTTGGCCGGTTCCGCGCTCAGCTGTCCGGCGATGGCTGCCAGCAGCCCGGCGCAAGTGACTGAAGCCCCGAGCAGCGAAAAGACCGAAGACCGGCATGACTTCCATGGCAAGCACCAGACCGGCATCGTCACCCCGCGCCCGGCGTCGGGCATGCTCGTGTCGTTTGATGTGCTGGCCAGCGACCGCGAAGACCTGGAGCGGATGTTCCGCACCCTCAACGAGCGCATCGCGTTCCTGATGAAGGGCGGCCCGGTGAATCAGGTCGATCCGAAACTGCCACCGGTGGACTCAGGCATTCTCGGCCCAGTAGTGACCCCGGACAACCTGACCATCACTGTCTCGGTCGGCGAGTCGCTGTTCGACGAGCGCTTTGGCCTGGCGGATGCCAAACCCAAGCGTTTGATCCGCATGGTCGGCTTCCCCAACGATGCGCTGGAGCCCGATTGCTGCCACGGCGACCTGAGCCTGCAATTCTGCTCCAACACCACTGACACCAACATCCACGCCCTGCGCGACATCGTAAAAAACATGCCGGACCTGCTGCTGGTGCGCTGGAAACAGGAAGGCAGCGTGCCGCCACAAGCCCCGGCCAAACCCGGTGTGCCAGCGCAGAGCGCGCGCAATTTCCTGGGCTTTCGCGACGGTTCGGCCAACCCCGACTCCAACGATGCCAAGGCCATGGACAACCTGGTCTGGGTCCAGCCAGGCAGCGATGAACCGGCCTGGGCGGCCAATGGCAGTTACCAGGCGGTGCGGATCATCCGCAACTTCGTCGAGCGCTGGGACCGCACGCCACTGCAGGAACAGGAAAGCATTCTCGGCCGGGTCAAAACCACCGGCGCGCCTATGGGCGGCACCCATGAAACCGAAGTGCCGGATTACGCCAAAGACCCTGAAGGCAAGCTGACCAAGCTCGACGCGCACATTCGCCTGGCCAACCCGCGTACCGCTGCGACTCAGGCCAACCTGATCCTGCGTCGTCCGTTCAACTACTCCAACGGTGTGAACAAGAACGGTCAGCTCGACATGGGCCTGCTGTTCATCTGCTACCAGGCGGACCTGCAAAAAGGCTTCATCACTGTACAGACCCGACTCAACGGCGAACCGCTCGAGGAATACCTCAAGCCGGTCGGTGGCGGGTACTTCTTCACCCTGCCGGGTGTTACGGGCGACAAGGATTTCATTGGTCGCTCGTTGTTTGACGCTACACAACCAAAAACAACTGCGTAA
- a CDS encoding nuclear transport factor 2 family protein has translation MSSAAEVRPPLPPFTRESAIEKVRLAEDGWNSRDPQRVSLAYTLDTQWRNRAEFAHSREEAKAFLTRKWARELDYRLIKELWAFTGNRIAVRYAYEWHDDSGNWFRSYGNENWEFDENGLMANRFACINDMPIKESERKFHWPLGRRPDDHPGLSDLGL, from the coding sequence ATGTCATCTGCTGCCGAAGTTCGTCCGCCCCTGCCGCCCTTCACCCGTGAATCGGCGATTGAAAAAGTCCGGCTCGCCGAAGACGGCTGGAACTCCCGCGATCCACAGCGAGTGTCACTGGCCTACACCCTCGACACCCAATGGCGAAATCGCGCCGAGTTCGCCCATAGCCGCGAAGAAGCCAAGGCGTTTCTGACCCGTAAATGGGCCAGGGAGCTGGACTATCGCCTGATCAAGGAGCTCTGGGCCTTCACCGGTAACCGCATCGCCGTGCGTTATGCCTATGAATGGCACGACGATTCCGGCAATTGGTTTCGCTCCTACGGCAATGAAAACTGGGAGTTCGACGAGAACGGCCTGATGGCCAACCGGTTCGCCTGCATCAACGACATGCCGATCAAGGAAAGCGAGCGCAAGTTTCACTGGCCACTGGGTCGCCGCCCGGATGATCACCCGGGCTTGTCCGACCTCGGCCTGTGA
- a CDS encoding histone-like nucleoid-structuring protein, MvaT/MvaU family, with protein sequence MSRLAEFRAAEKALQEQLKQLESLKNDAGLKKEIEFEEKLQGLMKTYGKSLRDIIAILDPNPAKSGLQQALAPKTRRARVVKVYHNPHTGELIETKGGNHRGLKAWKEQYGAATVDSWLRG encoded by the coding sequence TTGTCCAGACTCGCTGAATTTCGTGCAGCTGAAAAGGCCCTTCAAGAACAGCTCAAGCAGCTGGAATCCCTGAAGAACGATGCCGGGCTCAAGAAAGAAATCGAATTCGAAGAAAAGCTCCAGGGGCTGATGAAAACCTACGGCAAAAGCCTGCGTGACATCATCGCCATCCTCGATCCGAACCCGGCAAAGTCAGGCCTGCAACAGGCCTTGGCGCCTAAAACCCGCCGCGCTCGTGTCGTCAAGGTCTATCACAACCCGCACACCGGTGAACTGATCGAGACCAAAGGCGGCAACCACCGCGGCCTTAAAGCCTGGAAAGAACAATACGGTGCAGCCACCGTTGACTCCTGGCTACGCGGCTAA